The Miltoncostaea marina DNA window CGATGGAACGCAGACAGCGACTGCCCGTCAAGCAAGCGACTGTCGCGAGCTGGCCGCCCGGGAGGGATGGCGGGTCGTCGAGACCTACGAGGACAGCGACCTATCGGGTTACCGACGGGGCGTCATCCGGCCGGACTTCGAGCGGATGCTTGCGGACGTATCCAGTCGTCGCATCCGAGCCATCGTCGTCTGGAAGCTCGACCGGCTGAGTCGCCAGCCTGGCCAGTTCGAGCAGGTCCTCGACGCCTGCGCGCTCGTCGGCGCGCGAATCTTCAGTGTGCACGAGTCGGCCGACATGACCTCCCCGATGGGCCTCGCGATGATGCGGATAGGGATGACCTTCGCCGCTCTCGAATCGGAGACCATCTCGTTGCGCACCCGCCGGGCGAAGGCCGAAGCGGCCGATGCCGGCCTACCGAATGGCGGCGGGCTCAGGCCCTTCGGGCTGAGCAAGAGCAAGACGGAACTCGTCCCCGCCGAGGCGGCACTCATCCGCGAAGCGGCCGGGCGCGTCATCGGCGGGGAAGGTTTGCGGCAGATTGCAGCCGACTGGGAGGCGCGAGGTGTCGTCTCCTCCCGCGGCAACCCGTGGACGATCACGGCCCTTCGTCGGATGCTCGTCAACCCTCGTCTGAGCGGAGCGCGTGTCCATCGCGGGCGCGTGGTTCCGTCCGACGTCATCCCCGCCATTCTCGAACCTGCGGTCGCGGAGCGCGTCCGGCACCTCCTCACGCGTGAGCCGGCGTCCGCGTACGCTCGGCAGCCCCGAGCGCTGTCGGGGCTCGTGCGCTGCAGCCTTTGCGGGGAACGCATGAAGGTGAAGCGCCGTCAGAAGGGCGACGCCCTCTACCGATGCTTTCGGACCCCGGGTCAGCGCGCATGCGGCCGGATGGTCGTCACGGCCGAACCGCTCGAGGAGCTGGTTGGCGCTGCGCTGGCAGAGGCGCTCAGTACCCCGCTCTTAGGCGCCGCGATCGCTCAAGGCGAGCCCTCCGGCGAACGCGAGGAACTCGCGGCTCTGCAGGAGCGTCGAGAGGCACTGGTCAACGATCACTACGTCGAGGGCCGTCTCTCACGCAGCGAGTTCCTCGCCGCTCACGCCGCCCTGACGAACCTCATCTCGGCTTCCGAGGACGCGCTGGGGCGGCAGCGGCAGCGCGAGTTGCTCGGGGACCTCGACCCCGGCGAGACCGTCGCCGCCGCTTGGTCCGCCCGAGATCCAGTGTGGAAGCGCGCTTTCGCCAGCGCCTACCTGGAGCGTGTCGTCATCTCGCCGGCCGCTGTTCGCGGACGCCCGCGGTTCGACCCGGCGAGGGTCGAACTCGTGTGGCGCCGCTAGCAGTTCGGCACCGCGGGCAAGCGCATTCAAGTCCTCCACGCGC harbors:
- a CDS encoding recombinase family protein, producing MYKDTIDIGIYTRLSRDPDGTQTATARQASDCRELAAREGWRVVETYEDSDLSGYRRGVIRPDFERMLADVSSRRIRAIVVWKLDRLSRQPGQFEQVLDACALVGARIFSVHESADMTSPMGLAMMRIGMTFAALESETISLRTRRAKAEAADAGLPNGGGLRPFGLSKSKTELVPAEAALIREAAGRVIGGEGLRQIAADWEARGVVSSRGNPWTITALRRMLVNPRLSGARVHRGRVVPSDVIPAILEPAVAERVRHLLTREPASAYARQPRALSGLVRCSLCGERMKVKRRQKGDALYRCFRTPGQRACGRMVVTAEPLEELVGAALAEALSTPLLGAAIAQGEPSGEREELAALQERREALVNDHYVEGRLSRSEFLAAHAALTNLISASEDALGRQRQRELLGDLDPGETVAAAWSARDPVWKRAFASAYLERVVISPAAVRGRPRFDPARVELVWRR